In Drosophila teissieri strain GT53w chromosome 2R, Prin_Dtei_1.1, whole genome shotgun sequence, the following proteins share a genomic window:
- the LOC122614724 gene encoding trypsin alpha-3, with protein MTVSFDNLIRTGNAQSVAIKRHQAQLASHPKLESATANMFLQMATVFALLALTNGAVISFGLEPQTSLGGRIVGGTASSIEDRPWQVSLQRSGSHFCGGSIISNNIILTAAHCLDTPTTVSNLRIRAGSNKRTYGGVLVQVAVMKIHEGYNSNTKVNDIGLVRLQTKLTFGSTIKAITMASATPAHGSAASISGWGKTSTGGSSSATLLFVDTKVVGRTQCASSTYGYGSSIQATMICAAAANKDACQGDSGGPLVSGGQLVGIVSWGRDCADAKYPGVYANVAELRDWVLRTQKTI; from the coding sequence ATGACCGTGTCATTTGACAACCTTATCCGCACGGGCAATGCCCAATCTGTGGCTATAAAAAGGCATCAAGCGCAGTTAGCCAGCCATCCAAAGTTGGAGAGTGCTACCGCAAACATGTTCCTTCAAATGGCAACTGTTTTTGCCTTGCTGGCCCTCACGAATGGCGCAGTCATTTCCTTTGGTCTGGAACCCCAAACATCGCTGGGTGGCCGGATTGTAGGAGGCACAGCATCTTCCATTGAGGATCGACCCTGGCAGGTTTCTCTGCAGCGTTCCGGAAGTCATTTCTGCGGAGGTTCcatcatcagcaacaacatcatctTGACCGCTGCCCACTGCCTCGATACCCCGACCACGGTCTCTAATCTCCGGATAAGGGCTGGCTCCAACAAGCGCACCTATGGTGGCGTTCTTGTCCAGGTGGCTGTCATGAAGATACACGAGGgatacaacagcaacaccaaggTCAACGACATTGGACTGGTGCGTCTGCAGACTAAGCTGACCTTCGGCTCCACCATCAAGGCCATTACGATGGCCAGTGCGACACCGGCTCACGGATCAGCAGCTAGCATCTCAGGCTGGGGCAAGACCTCCACCGGTGGCTCCTCGTCAGCGACGCTGCTCTTTGTGGACACGAAAGTTGTGGGGCGCACGCAGTGTGCCAGTTCCACTTACGGATATGGTTCCTCCATCCAAGCAACCATGATCTGTGCAGCGGCGGCCAACAAGGATGCATGCCAGGGTGACTCTGGCGGACCTCTGGTATCCGGAGGCCAACTGGTGGGCATCGTCTCCTGGGGACGGGATTGTGCCGACGCCAAATATCCCGGCGTGTATGCCAACGTTGCCGAACTGAGAGATTGGGTCCTTCGCACCCAGAAGACTATCTAG
- the LOC122614726 gene encoding uncharacterized protein LOC122614726: protein MSEEQPSSSLLRPILIMRNEELDGAGDGVGEESLKPKKHVTFNRVVEYFTYSETLSSWKRRLMSDNDLRRSMPPESKTCFTKR from the exons ATGTCTGAAGAGCAGCCATCGAGCTCGTTGCTCAGGCCCATTCTAATCATGAGGAATGAGGAATTGGACGGAGCAGGTGATGGCGTCGGTGAGGAGAGCTTGAAGCCCAAGAAGCATGTCACCTTCAACCGGGTGGTGGAGTACTTCACCTACTCGGAAACTTTGTCCAGCTGGAAGAGACGGCTTATGTCCGACAACGACTTG CGCCGGAGCATGCCGCCGGAGTCGAAAACTTGCTTTACAAAGCGCTAG